ttaaaatgaatgaattaacgtagctttcttatttcttGTAATATACGTAGTTTCATAAGTACATGGTATGGTATGTAGTCGTTATTCAATACTGCtaacattattctaattctctttttggaagttcacccagcaaacaaacatcatctcatcaacaaaataaaacaccccacacacatcattcatcatcaggcctgatcatcagtgagttgtgtacatctatataaaactaaaagtatGTGAGTACGGCTTGAccgataattgaaaatataataatgtcgacagtatagggtttaacaTATGCCATATTTACCATTGTAGTATTGTATATAGAGTTGTTTAGTaccataaatattaagaagagTTACAGGGTATTGACCGCCCTTGAAAATGAGTCCAATTATAAAGTCTTAACGTAATGacattattgaaaatgaattaaattaagcctttcgggcacctgagtatagttgtgtgtgtcataaattaaacaatgaaAAGGGTAAAGACCATAGAATAGAAGAGGATCCATGACATCTAGGATCTTCGACTTTTAGGCTTGTTCGTATGCCAATTCagatttttgatatttaagaTATCGATTGGCgtcgaggtcgcttgtcccgagatgccttcggggtcggggtcgagatcgcttgtcccgacacgccctcggggtcggggtcgcactcggtctcgcactcggggtcgcaatcgaaaacgattcgtagatcgagggcgaaaacgtgtaacgaacacgtgctacgatatgctctcgaggtcgtgtgtcccgagacgagacggtgaggggatCGGGATCGCagtcgattcgtagatcgtactcgaaaacgtgagacgaagtcgtcctacgaaaacgtgatacgctctttaacgaacgtagcgtacgaacgcgcgaacacccacctcgaaaacgtaggtcgtggggcaacgcatcatactagatcgaaacgttacgaaacgaaaggacggaaacgtgacgcagcgccacatccaagacgatcgaatacgtgaacgtctaacacgaatcaacgttacgaaacgtgacgAAATATGCtcggaagcccaacgctacctgaaaaacgatcgaaggcgccttgcacgtgacgcatcgctacctgtaaaacgatcgtaggcgccacgctacctgtaaaacgaatgaaggtgtgacgcccacttgtctcgtcaattcgaatgtattcgaaatcggagcggaggaaggaagatgtgatgaacgttaaaaaggatgggaacgtgatgtaattcagacgagagtacaacactatttccaagacacttgaagataaaatagaaaatctaaaagaaaagccgaatattATAATCAAGATGCAATGAGGGTAGCACACCATGAATACCCATAAATATTCGCccacttttaaattttcctcggttttcatccaaaaacctaaaatccttaaaatcacttctagtttgtgactcgaagacacacatcggctccgcgattctccaaagttaacaatatttaaaaattgttaagtgaataattgtgcagtgaaaattgtttaaaccttcaatattaacaataaaaccttcgtcgaaaacaaattataattgtgcagtgaaaattgataataactttcgaaagtttgtttaaacaaattgtaaaattcaaaaattattcttaatcaacattataaaaatcaattttacaatacataatcaaatactttaaaaacaatactacaaataaaataaacttttttaaattcaaccaacaaaataaaaaaaataaacaaaaacatcaacatgaatcccgagaacaccaacaacttcaacaacaccatcaatggggagtattgctattccagccagcattacctacctgcaggtatgcaatggcatttccacgctcgcaccgagatacataaatacaagtCTATCCGTCCGGTAGACGgaagaatcaagcagattgtgaatggatacAAGGGACGTATTCTCCAATACATGTTTGATAATGAGGGAGCGGATGTAAGGATGCCTATTGAATTCCTAAATgaggctggattagcactgatccctcacttggaatgcgtgatgactacccacctatcatccaaatgcaattttgagttgtttgctgagtacatgctaataaaagagcatgatattcaacaagtaataaaatcGTCCCAGAGCACAATGTCTCTTGTTACGACTGGATCCAACTTCCTTCGCTtctttgaatcgcataaaaatgtgatagacgcaaaaatgagtgagtttcaggaaaaggacagcggatggaccttgacacgaatcattaggctggagcttaatgtttacaaatgtgatccgacaaaaggctctaatcattttgagcttccgcttaaattaaaaaatagaaaggcagttgttaatgtacataacaaagatgccttctgttttaagtgggcaattatatcggccctcaaaccaataagTAGATCATACCATTGCAATATGTTAGTTATGGTGTTGACATCACATCCccaataattgaggtgaataacataaagattgacttcaatggattagcattcccgatggaaattcgaaaaataaaagagttcactcaacgaatccctcacataagtttaaatgttttcgggtatgatgaggaatctgacaaaataattggaccgctttactacgatggagtggaaatgagaatccacattaatttattactcgtcgacggaccaacggcgggtattcatggacactatgtgtggattaaaaatatttcatcgtaagtacattcaataaatttgaaaatatcacaatcaccttacaatttcatttttcacacacagtctacttgccaaacaactgggtaaacagcgagttaagcgttggttctgtaatcaatgcttacaatactcaacgagtgaggagagggcagctcaacatacattgagatgCAGTCGGGTGGTTACCGAGGGACCAAGGAAGGATCAGAAGATTACATTTAAGAACCATCACCGTCAGTTGGAGGTTCCGTTCGTGCAGACTTTGAATGCATATTGGAACCAGTAACATTAGATGTAagagcaaacacaaaaattattaataaacatgtgccagtagcatttgcatactacataaagtgtgcatttgactctggcttagataagtttgtttcgaagacaggaggtgatgtcgctcgcactttcattaagAATTTAACGTCAGACTTGTCCGATTTGTATGAGAaccacatgaaaatagtggttAGTTAGATAATTCTAGGAAAGCGACCATTTGTCACAtatgtaagggtattttaaataatgatagagtgaaagatcactgtcattttacaggtagatatagaggtgcagcccataattcTTGTAACCTTAAATACAAGACGGATGATTTTATTCCcgtattctttcacaatttctccaaatatgattcacatttgtttgttaaagaacttggGGAAATTGAGGGGGAAATAAAAGTCATTcctttgaataaggaattatatatatcaatttctaaatatcttCCTCTTAGGAAAAATACGCTAGAAATCAGGTTTTTAgatactatcagattcatgccctctagtctagacacactcgcggggaatttgagtgaggacaatttcaatgtgctgaaatcacagtttaaaaacaagtcagattttgaactacttcgcaggaaaggtgtttttccctacgaatatttagattctgttgaaaaactagatgaaacttctctcccaccaaggtccaagttctatagtaatttaacagagtcagaatgtttagaagaggattacgctcatgccatccaagtatggtgtcattttaattgtcgttcattgaaggaatacttaCAATTGTATCtgaaaactgatgttttattgttaacagacgtttCCCAAAAACAGAGATTGAACTCGAGTTACTCACTGATATtgatatgattacatattttaagagtggaattcggggtggttggtgcaatgtagtcataggcatacaaaagcaaaccacaaatacttaaaagatttcgatcctactaaagaatcggaatttttaatgtatgtggatgcaaacaatttgtatgatTGTATGATTGTCAGGTTAAGAGTTTcaatctagaaaatattcatgaaaatagtgagtatgggtatattctagaggttgatctagattacccttactcaatccatgatgaacataatgatcTACCATTCTGTCCGGATAACAAGCTACCATCAAGCACCTGCAAAACTCCTAAGTTAATAGCCgatctcgctgaaaagaagaattatatcatatactataagactttaaaacagtgtatgagacatggcttggaattaaaaaaaattcactccatccttcaattttgggcagaaagcctggctcaagaaatatattgatataaacactgagcaaaggaccagagccaaaaataattttgaaaaagattttttcaaattattgaacaatgctgtttatAGGAAAACCATGGAAAGCAGTGAAAAAAGGGTGGATGTACGGATAATAACGGAGTGGGAGtatccaattgaaaataggaagtcagggcgacccaaattatgtgccagggatttaatatcaaaatctaattttcatagtgcatcaagattcagtgaaactatgtatgcaattcaaatgaagaggttacataacatttgtgataaaccaatttatttaggatttgtagtgctggagatgtcaaaatacaaaatgtatgacttccattatgactacatgaaacctaagtttgggaaagcactcaaattaaattatatggatacggattcatttatttacagcataaaaacaaatgatttttatgcagatattcgggatgatgttgagttaaagtttgacacgtccgaatatccagatgaattggccgagttggataagtttaagaaatgtaataagaaacgattaggtttctttaaggatgagttgcatggtaaaccaatgactgagtttgttggtttacgctcaaaaatgtatgcgtacacttatgaaaatttcgataactctggtgaaatatgcatcaaaaaaaataaggggtaaaggcatgttgtttgatgggcatttcattatcaaattattcaaatactttgtatacaggaaagcaagaacgttctagtatgcagatgtttaggtctagagggcatgaaatcactacagtcgaagtaacaaaaactacattagatagtcaggatgataagcgaataatagaagaagataagatttcaactatagcaagagcacattatttagtaattccctttgaaattgagagttccatatcaattttagaagcggagtcaagagtttggcgcagccaaatgttttgcgctagagaactcacacagtaatcaaactagtgtgaacaaaataaataatcttaaaagaaagttggataataatgaaagtgcgatcaacatttacgaaggacaattagtattacatttcatgttaatggacagattgaaaaaaagaaaactagatgtttagattaataaacaatactttattgaaaattaaaatgtataaaataaaaaataaaaaatgtttaaaattaagtgtatatattagtaaattaagaaaaataaaaaattagaaataacttgaagataaaataaaaagaaaaaatacaaaacacaaaattgttttcaatcttataatattacaaaatttcattcttatgaatccagctgtcttcggttttggggaaacccaaccagcgcactagagctctattccctttcttttttaacactttttcaaccagataagtgttaggaaaacttgtttttttcagttcctctttgtagaaaccaccttgaattggattcccattgaagtcttgtagtaagtatgttgttgggtaagtattttgtactttgcttattttaaaaatttcagttgtccaattgggagtatagcctttttcaaatacgtgtttgtacttgctgatgcgtacataatcacccattttcaatttgctacccgcaaacattttaatgttgttgtagacagttttcaaaatatgattttagtgtttacattaacgggtggcattcgtatagttctatgatgtctattgttgtaaacggaaattagtgatttgaatatatcaacccacttgtatgtcccattgaaactgaattcacgtcacattaggtcttttagtgatctattaaatcgttcaacaattgacgcctttagactactaaatgatgaatcgtttcattaatatcttaaattgggtgttaaagaactcttttccatcgtctgtttgaagatttttggggaatcctctccctgattgaaatattttctccatggcctcagcaacatcttttgcatttttagactttattgcttccccccatccaaattttgagaatgtgtctatcactgttagcatgtagcgatacccattgtttgagtgtgcatacttccccatttcaaccaagtcagcttgccataattcgtttatcccttttgttatgactctacgtctaagaaaatgcttacgtgaaggagcatgtatttcattaattattccccgtctagacatatttattactttcgaatatgagagcgtataattttatcaagaatatctgatgtagttttctcagtcttgattattcgctgatcaactgtagtcaatttatcggataataatctct
This genomic interval from Drosophila nasuta strain 15112-1781.00 unplaced genomic scaffold, ASM2355853v1 ctg18_pilon, whole genome shotgun sequence contains the following:
- the LOC132797762 gene encoding uncharacterized protein LOC132797762: MRIHINLLLVDGPTAGIHGHYVWIKNISSLLAKQLGKQRVKRWFCNQCLQYSTSEERAAQHTLRCSRVVTEGPRKDQKITFKNHHRQLEVPFVQTLNAYWNQ